The sequence AGGTGGAAGTGAGTGACGGGGCGGGTACCTACCGTGTTTTCGCCCTGCTCAATCGTGGTGATCCTCACGCCGTCAGACGTGATCGATCAGGCTAGTTTTCTCCGGTGTGACTGTCTCTCAGATTCCGGTTTCCGGTTCCGTCTCCTCTGTCCCCGTTTCCGCCGCTCGCCGGCGTCCTGTTCGCCGGTCAGCTGCGAACCACGCACGACCGGTGGAGGAGCTTGTTCAGCTCCGCCCCGTTCCGTTTCCGGGAAGGGCTCACCCATCGGGAGCGAATACGCCTGAGCTACGACCGGCTCCGGATCGTCAACGAAGCCGTCGAGGCTCCGCAGGCGCTCGCGGTCGATCCGGTCGAGCTGACCGCGATCCATGAGTGGGCCGGTGCCGTCGACCCGGGCATGGCCACGATCATCTCGATCCACTACAACCTGTTTCACGGGAGCCTGGCGGACCATGATGCGGCCGGGCGGGACCTGGGCGAGTACGTCCGGGGGGATCGCATCGGGACGTTCCTGTGCACCGAGGTGGCCCACGGCAACGACGCCGCGCAGATGGAGACCACCGCGACGTACGACCCGGCGGCGCGGGACTTCGTGCTGCAGACCCCGCACCCCGGTGCGGCGAAGTTCATGCCCAACACCGGCCCGGCCGGCGGGGCGAAGGGGCCGTCGTCGCGGCCCGCCTGATCGTCGAGGGCACCGACCAGGGCGTCTTCCTGTTCCTGGTGCCGCTCAGCGGCGGCGACGGCAGCCCGCTGCCGGGCATCGGGGTGCGGCCGCTGCCCCAGACGACCAGCAGCCCCGTCGACCACTGCGCCACCACCTTCGACAACGTTCGCCTGCCGTACGACGCTCTCCTCCAGGGCGACCACGGACGCCTCACCCCGGCCGGGAAGTTCGCCAGCGCGCTCGGCAGCTCCCGCCGCCGGTTCCTGGAGTCCATCGGCCGGGTCACCATGGGCAAGCTCTGCATGACCGCCCACGGGCTCGGCGTCATGCGGCACGCGCTTCACGTCGCCATGCGCTACGCCCACACCCGTCACACCTCCGGCATGACGAAGGGCCAGCGGGTGCCCCTGATCGCCCACCGCGGGCACCACACGCCGCTGCTCGACGCCGTGGCGACGACCTACGCCGCCACGCTGCTCCAGCGCTCGGTGGTACGGCAGTGGGACCGGGCCGGCGGAGAGGAGCGCGAGGCGTACGAGCGGCTGACGGCGATCACCAAGGCGTGGATCACGTGGCAGTCGAGGGCGGTCATGTCCGAGTGCCGCGAGCGGTGCGGAGCACAGGGCCTGATCCAGGCGAACGGGATCGCGCTCCAGCTCGCCTCCATCGAGGGCACGATCACGGCCGAGGGCGACAACACGGTGATCATGCAGAAGGCCGGGGGCGAGATGCTGCTCGGCGGCGTCGACCTCAAGCCCGAGAGCGAGATCGCGGCCGAGAGCCGGGAGCTGACCGACCCCCAGTTCCTCCAGGATCTCCTGGCCGACATCGAGCGCATCTCCCACACCCGCGCGAAGGCCCGGCTCCGGAAGCCTGCCGCCTCACCGCTGGCCCGCTGGAACTCCACGGTGACGCCCGCCGTGGCCCTGGCCGATGCCCACGTGCACCGGCTCGCCGCCGAGGCCCTGCTGACCGCTGCCGCCCAAGCGCCCTCTGGAGTCCCGGCGGACCTCCTGCGCGCCCTGCACGCTCTGTTCGCACTGCGCAGGATCGCCGCGAACAGCGGGGACCTGTTGGCACGCGGGAGGGTGACGGCTGTTCAGGTCGAGAGCCTGCCCGACGCCGTTGAGGAAGTCCTGGGCTTCATGGAGCCGCACGCGCTCACCCTGACCGGGGCGTTCGGCATATCCGAGGAGATCCTGGAGACGCACCCGATGCTCAGCGCCTGACCAGCGCTGTGAAGGGGGGAAACGGGCTCCGGCCGCCGAGCGGGGCGGCGGCCGCCGTGACGGGTCACAGGTACAAGGACCGGTGCATCGTGTACATCCACCAGTCGCCCGTGCTCAAGGCGAGGCAGAACTGGTCGCGGTAGTCCGCGTACTCGGCATGCAGAGCGGCGTCGAGGCAGACCTCCGACGCCGCCCCCATCAGTTCCGCCACCAGGGCGCGAGGCGCTGACAGCTGCAACGCCTTCAGCACCCGGCGGTAGTTGTCGACCAGCTCCCGGTCCAGATCGGGTTCCCTGATCTCGGCGAGCGCCTCGGCCAGCGGACTGCGCAGCTCCAGCTCCGCCAGTTCCAGCAGCCGGAGGCATTCGGTCAGGTTGCTCAGGCTCTCGACGCTCACCTCGACCGCGTACATGCTGATCAGTTGCTCACCCTCGGGCCCGTAGAGGCTGTAGCCCTTCGACCTCCGGCGGCTGTACTCGGCGATCTCGAACGACTTGTGCGTGTGCCAGGTCAGATGGCCTGGAATCGCCCGCTGGATGTCGCCCCAGGAGTCGTAGGCCCGGCGGATCTTCTCGGCCTGAACCTCGGGCAGTTTGGCAAGGTGGAGGTAGTACAGGGAGTGGAACAGGGGCTCTTCCATCTCCAGGAACCGCGTCATGAACATCGGGTCGTCCGGCACCAATATGTACACAACGGCTCCTAGTCGCCAGGCTCGAAGATGAAGGTCATGACGGTCGCGCCGGTGGCCCGGACGGGGACCGGGTGCGCGGTCCCGTCGCCGAGTGCCGGGTGGTGCAGAGGCAGGGACGCGCCGCCGAGCCCGCTGCCGTTCTCCTCGATCGCCCGCAGCCGGGCGTCGTCGGCCATCTCCGACAGCAGCTGGGCCGCTGCGCCGTCCAGCTGCGCCCGGTAGCACGCCAGCTTGACCTCGGTCAGCAGTCGCGGGGCCCAGGCCCGCTCCCAGTCCAGCAACAGCCCCCTGCTGACTGTCACTTCCCTGCCGTAGATGATTCTCATTTCAGTGTGATCTGGGGTGGCGCATCTTAGCTACTGGAGCAGGGGCGATATGAGGTTGCTTAAGGAATGTCATGAGAACTGCTGATGCAGGTGCATGAGAATTGCCTGTTCGCTCCGCTGAGAGTTGCAATAAGACGATGCTCTTGACCTGCGGTTTTGTGCTGAGTTTACTTCTCCGTACTCGGTGTCGCGTGCGCCCGGGCGAGCTTGCCGATCGGCGAACGGGTTGCCACCACACGGGACCCGCTCAGTAAGCGGCAGGTCAAGGCCATCGAGAGCCGGTTCGTTCCTGCTGGAGCCAGCCCTCAGCGGCTGTCACTACTCTCATGGGAGCGAGAAACACTCCCGTTCGCGTGGGCTCTACCAATGAGCGAAGAACGTTTGTCGCAACATGATCGAGTTACTCCTGCTTGCGCGGACTCTAAGGCTCGGTGGAGTTCCACAGGAGGTGCCACTCGAGTCGGCCCCGCTCGCGCGGGCTCAACTGGTCCTGGCCGTCGGACAGACGCAGGACCCCCGAGTCAGCCCCGCTCGCGCGGGCTCTACCCAATGTCCCTTTTGCCGGGCCGGGTTGGCTGGGAGTCATCCCCGCTTGCGCGGGCTGCACTTGTGGACCGACTCGCCCATGGTGCTGACGAACGAGTCACCCCCGCTCGCGCGGGCTCTACGATCTCCACGAACCCTCAACCCACGAGGACGCCGAGTCAGCCCCGCTCGCGCGGGCTTTCGGACATTCCGGGCCGACGGTGGTGGTGTGGAATCACCCCCGCTTGCGCGGGCTGCACTCCCGCATCACCCGGATCCCCATCTGCGACGGCGAATCACCCCCGCTTGCGCGGGCTGTACCTGCCCAAGTTGAGCGGCGGCGGTACGGGGTACGAATCACCCCCGCTTGCGCGGGCTGTACTGGTGCACCCGCTGACCAACCTCGGCTGGCTGCGAATCACCCCCGCTTGCGCGGGCTGTACCCTTCCTGACCTGGATGTTCTGAGCTGCTTTACTGTTTCTTTGCTTGTGCTGCCTCAAGGTTGGCCAACAGGTACTCCTGGTGGCGTACGCGATGAGCTTGAGCATATCGACGGCAGGCTGATCTCGCATCGCTCATGTCATGAACCTGTACTCGTGGATGCTGCAGCCGCCGGAGAGGCGGGCTCGGCTTCCGGGATGACCGGAGGGATCAGATTTTCGCTGGCCTTGACCAGGCGAGGCTGACGAAATGTTGCTGGCCCCGCCCGAGGAGGACCGCCCTTATGTAACCGTCGTTGCGGCCGAATATCCCACGGAGTTGGAGGCTCTGTCCGCCGCCCAGACATCGCAACTCCTCTTACCGGGGAAGGGCGAAGACGCCCGCGTGACGCTGCTGTCGACTCCGCGGGCTGGCCTGCTTCCGGCCGGCGTCGGTCGAGGGGGTGCGCCGAGGCCCGCGTGGACGAGCCAGCCAACCGACCGGCGGTCCTCATCCTGATCATGCAGGTCTCGGCCGGATGCAACACTGACGAGACCCGTGCTCCGAGCCCCTGCACGCCCGATTTCGACGCGTGGACACTCCCGCTCGCGCGGGATGCACGCAGCGAACCTCCGACGTGTCGTCACCACAGGCTGGTTGCTCCAGCCCGCGGGGGCTCTGCAGTGGAGCCCACACTGTGTTTCGCCGCAACGACCCATTACCCCTGACCGCGCGGGCTCTTCCGCGGCCCGCTGCGCATAGGCGGTCTCACTGCCAGGGCGCCCCGCCCCACCGGAGAACCTGATCCCACACGCCTGCGAACAAGGGCGGACTCTCTGCCTTTGTGGCGGTCATGCCCTCAGGAGTCAGAGGGGCGGCCGCTGTGCGGGACGGGGGAGTCGAAGACATCGACGACGAATTCCGAAGTTCCGCTGCCCTCGAAGTCGACGTCGTAGTGGCTGTGCAGCAGCGTATGGACCCTCACCCACCGGCCCTGATCTGTTGCGTCCGCTGCCACCTGGAGCGCGCCGCGAACAGGGCCGGCGCTGTTGTCCCTCTGCTTGCTCGTCCAGGTCCGTGCGAGCTTGGCCCCCTCGGGGAGGGCCCAGGTGCGCGGAGTGGCGCTGGCCGGTACGGAGACCTCGTCATCGAGGAGTTGGATGACCCATTTGATGCCGTCGCCGTCGCGCTGTCGCTCGTTCGACATGCGAATGCCGAGCCCGATCGTGTAGGCGCCCTCGAGGTACTCCTCGAGTTCCTCGTCGACCCCTCCGAAGAACACAGCTTCGCGCACAACCTCGACCGGCCCGCAGTCGGTGAAAGCCCCCATCACCGGGGCGCACTTGTCCTTCAGGTACTGCTGCACGGCCATCCGTACCGCCCTAGGGACCCGGTCCAGTACCTCTCCCAGGGCACGGTCGTCACGGTCGTAGAGATAGGAGTTGAGGACTCGGACCAGTTGCGTGGTCAGGTGGAGGTCTCCGGCTCCCAGGGTGGTCACTGCCTCCAGCTCGTCCCCAGGATTCTTCACCAGGGCGAACACTCTGCTTCGCCCTGGGCTGGTGTGCGCGATGAACGAATGAATCATTTCCTGTCTCACATCACATGTCAGAACGGTCTCTGGCGCGAACAAGCGCCAGGCCATAGAAGAACGGGGGAAACCCTGCCAACCGACGTGTCGCACGAGCTGCCAGCTCGTCCGCATGGATCGGAGGTGAGTCGCTGTCGGATCCGGTACTTCAGCCCAGGATCCGCATGGCTGTCCGCAGCTTACGCACCGCGAACTGCCGGGGGCAACGACACGCTTGCTGTCCCCGGGCGCTGAGGCCTCAGCGAGTCCGTGACGGCAACATCCTGTGCATCAGGCCCCACCCAGGCCTCCCGTGCCACCGCGACGATTCGAGGCCGGGCGCTGATACCTGCGCGACAGTGCCCGGCGGAAGTCTCCGTCTGCCGTATGCGCCCCGGGCAGCGCGTTGCCCGGGGCGCCGCGCATCATCGCGCCCATGAGTGATGCTTCCCGTCAGCCCAACCCCGGCACAGGCCTGCTCGGCCCGCGTTACGCCCGCCGCAACCAACTCGGCGCCACAGCAGACATCGAGGGAGGGGGACGGTGGGTGGCCGTCGACGAGTCAGGATGGGACGGCGACCAACTCCACGGCGAACAGCGCAGCCGCTACCTGTCGGTCGGATCAGTAGCCATCAGCGACGCCGACGCGGAGCCCATCGTGGATGAGATCCGCTCCGCTACCCGCCTGCAAGCACCTGAGCTGAAGTTCTCAGGTGTCTTCGCCGGCCCGAAGAACGGCCAGCGGCGCTCTGCCCTGTCCGCGCTCCTCGCACCGGGCGGTGCTCTGCACGAAAGGGCATCGGTCTATCTGCTCGACAAGCACTACTTCGTCGTGGCCAAGCTGATCGACCTGTTCGTCGAAGAACAGGCGCACAAGCACGGCAGCAACTTCCGCAACGCCGGCGATGCCCGCAAGATGGCCCGCAGCCTGTTCGAGGAAGGCCCCCGCGCCCTGGGCCCGGCGCTCTTCGGCCGGCTGCTGACGTCCACCGTCGCCTTCACATCCCAGAGGAACCGGGACCAGCAGGTCACTGTCGACGACTTCTACGAGGTCGTGGAGGAGGCCTGGGCCCGTTCATGCCGGCGCAACGTCACCGAGGCCCTGGCACTGCTGCGTACCACCCGGGAGGAAGCCGGCGAATTCCTCCAGGCCGCACACGGGCCCGACGCCGCCATCCCGCAAGCACTGGAGCCCCTGATCCCGGCCGTAGCCGCGGTCACCGCCAACTGGTCCCGGAAACTGGGCAGGGTCAACATGCTGGTAGACGACCAGAGAACCCTGTCCGATACGAACCTCGACGACATCGAGGCGGAAGCACGTGACCGCGGCTACCCCGAGTTCCGCCACCTGTCCCGTGGGGTGCATCTGGGCCAGCTCCTGCGAGGGCAGTCCACGCAGCACCCCTCGCTACAGCTCGCCGACCTGATCGCGGGGGCCGGCTTTGCCGTGGCACAGCGCCATCACGGACTCGCCAACCCCGCTGGAGAGGACCTGCACCCCGTCGTGGTGCCCCTCATCGACGTGGCGGGCATGCTCCCTCACGACGAGCCCGCACGGGTAGCCCAACCAACCCCGCCCGTAACCTGACCGCCAGCCCCGCGAGGACTCACGGCACGCGCTGGACAGCGCGCCCGGCCTCCGGGCTCACCGGGGGCCGGCCCCCGGCTCGTCCCTACCGAGAACTACCGCCCGCAGGGGAGCGCCGTGACGATCTGACTCATCAACGAGCGGCGTTCGCATTCCAGCGCGACCGGCACCGGCGCGACGTGTCAACCCGTTCACATCCGCTCTGGAGCAGACGAACTCTGCGAGTGCACCCCACGCACATGCGAAAGCAGTCGGGTTCCGCCAGGCCAACTCTGTCCGGCCAGGTGCTACGACCACCTGGCCCAGAAAACACGACCGGCTACTCTCGCCCGCGCAGGCTCTACCACGTCCGGCCTTTCAGCGCTCTGCGCCATCTGGGGTCACTCCCGCTGGCGCGGACTGCACCGGGCGATGGCCCATATCGCCTCGTCGCGGTTCGGAGCACTCCTGCTCGCGCGTGCTGCAAATCGGCCTCGAGGTCGCCGGACAGCCGATCGGTCCGCTCCCCGCTCGCGCAGCCCGATGTCCGGCCCGGGCTGCGGTCCACTCCCGCACGCGCGGGCAGCACGGGTTCCGTGCATGAGAGCGGCGTCCTGGGGCACTCCCGCCTGGGCGGGCTGCACCACCGCACCTCGTCAGTCCGTTCGTCCTGGACGAGTCACTCCGCTCGCGCGCCTCGCGTACGAGGACCAGGCGATCGTCAAGGTGTGCGTGAAGGCCCTGGAACGGGCGGGTTACGGGGCGGAGCCGGAGCGCGTGTCCGGCTTCGGGTCCGCCCTCCGCTTCCGCCGGAAAGACCGTCGGGGCAGCATCCTGCACAGGCACGCCCCTACTTGCCTGCCCACATCACCTCCGACCTCCGTGAAGTCGGTCTGATGTTCGGCCACCACGCGACATTCCGCCCGTGCGATGCCCTCACGCTCGCGCAAGCGAGGGCTGCATCCCGACGGCCGCCGGATCGCCTGCAACACCGCCGAGTCAGCCCCGCTTGCGCAGGCTCTGCACCGCGCCGGCCGGCACGATAGACGACGGACGCCAGTCAGTCCCGCTCGCGCGGGCTCAACGATCACCGCACCGCGGTGACGATCGGCACAGCGAGTCAGCCGCTCGCGCGGGCTCAACTCCATTCGCCTGGCCGGGCCAGGACCGCGGTCCGAGTCAGTCCCGCTCGCGCGGGCTCAACTTCCGGGTAGTTCGCGGCGGGATCCCCTCCGCCGAGTCAGTCCCGCTCGCGCGGGCTCAACCCTTTCTGACCTGGGGATTCTGAAGCGCTTTGCCAATCTTTGCTCGCGTTGGCTACTCAAACGATGCCATACGGATTGGACGCCCGGCTGGGTGTTCACTACCGGGCCGCATCACGCCCGCCTCGCGGGTAACACATCGAGATTCCCCGCGCCCGGGCTCCAGCACAGGGCGCTCTAGAAGGCCGAGCCCATCCATCTCGTGCGGGCGCTACGCCAAACCAAGTTCTAGGCATAGGCCGAGATGACCTACGGTCTCTCCCACTCACGTAGACGCTCCACCTTCCACAGTCGAACCCTGGACGCGCTGGCCGAGTTGCTCCGCTCGCGCAGGCTCTACTGGGTCAGATCGGAACACCAACATGGCGGTGATCGGATGAGCCCCACTCGCGGGCGATGGCAGTAGACCCGTTCCCATGGCCCGAATCCGCGCGGGTCACCCGCTCGCGCGGGCTCAACGAAGGCCAAGAGCACGAGGTCAAGGCCGGTCGTGTCAGCCCGCTCGCGCGGGCTGCACGGTCCCGCCGGACTCCGTCTCGGCCAGGCCTGCGAGTCAGCCGCTCGCGCGGGCTCTACGGCCAGGAAGTCGGCCGTGTCCTTGTGCTGGGCGAGCAGTCCCGCTCGCGCGGGCTCTACCCCTTTTAAGCTGGGCGTTCTGAGGAGTTTTGCCAGTCATTTGCTCGTGCTGGCTAATCGAATGATGCCACACGGGTTGAACGCCAGGCTGAGTTCTCCGCTTTCTCCGCGGTCTTGATCTGAGGAGGCTGGTGGGGTGGCAGCGTTGGGGGGATGGGAGTTCTTGAGGATGTCCGGTATGAGGGTGTTGATCTTCGTCCGTGGGGGAAGTTCGATGGCGCGACGCGGATGGTGTATTCGCTGCTGTTCCACTTGATCGATGTGGGTGCGGTGGCTGGGGTTTTGTGGGACCGGTTCCTGACTCCGAGCCAGCGCGAGGTCATCAGCGCAGGACTTGGCATGTCGCAGGAGCGGGTGCGTTCGCTGGTGTCGTTTCTGGCTGCCATGCATGACATCGGGAAGCTGATCCCGTACTTCCAGTCTCTCGAATCTGTGGCGCAGATGCGGTTGGGGGAGGATCTGCTGGCGGATGCGGGCTGTGTGGTGGAGGTGCCGCACGCGCGTGCGTCGATGCATGCCGGGCTGCGTCTGCTGGTCGAGCTTGATTCGAGCTCGGGGTAACGACAGCCCCGCCGTACGCGCTGCTCAGTGTCTGGGCGGCCACCACGGCCGGTTCCTGCAGCTCGATGTGGACGGAACAGCCTCCGCTCACCGGGTGCAGGCCACCTTGGGCGGGCCCGTGTGGCAGGATCTGCGCCGCCGCTACACGCGCCTGCTCTGGCACCTGTTCGGAGTCAACGAACCCCCGGAGCGGGTGTCGGTCGAGGCTGCGGTGCTGATCACGGGCTGACGATGGTCGCCGACCGGGTCGCGAGCCAGCGCCGGTACTGGGTCCCCAACGCACACACTCCGTCCTTCGGTGCTGCCGAACATCACAGCCAGCCCGCCGGCAGGCCGAGGAGGAAGTCGAGCGGCTCGGCCTTGCCCGCTTTTCCTTGGATAGCGTCTCGTTCACCACCGCTCACCCCGGACTCGTGGAACCGAATGCTCTGCAGGCTTCCGTGATGGAGGAGTTGCCGCATCTGGTCGCCGGGCGGGGGAGCGGCATCGCGGTGGTCACCGACGCCATGGGCGCGGGCAAGAGCGTGACCGCCCTGGAGATGGCACGGATCTTCAACGAGCACTGCGGCACCCAGGGGGTGATGTGGCTGCTGCCATCCACGGCTGCCGCCGACCAGGCCTACGAGGTCCTGGACCAATACGTGCGCGCACACCGGCCCGAGTACGCCCCGGTGACACTGGTGCACCACCACAGCGACCTCAACGAGGCCTACACCCAGCAGCGTCTCTTCCCGGAAGACGCATCCGTCCTGGACGGCCGCCCGACGGCCCGTTCGCCGACGATCAGGACGGACTGTTCGCCGACGACGAGACCGAGTACGGACCGGCGGCCGCATGCCCGGACCGGTGGCTGCGCGGACGGGACCATGCGCTCCTGGCCCAGTACAGCGTGACCACCATCGACCAGGCCCAGATGGCCGTTCTCCCGGTCCGGCACAGTGCTCTGCGCATGCTGGCCCTGTCGGGCAGGACGGTCGTGGTCGACGAAGCTCATGCCCTGGATGCGTTCAGCCAGCTGCAGTTGCTGCGTCTGCTGCACTGGCTGGGAGCCCTGAACAGTCCGGTCGTTCTGCTGTCGGCGACGATGCCCGCATCCACGACGACCGAGTTGGTGCGGGCCTACCTGTCCGGAGCGGGCCGCACCGGACACCATGGCGTTCCGTTCGCGCCCGGTTATCCCGGCTGGCTGTTCGCGGACGCGGCCACAGGCACCGCTCACCTCATGCCGGAAGCGGCCCAAGACCGGCAGCGGGCCGCCCAGCGTCGGACCGCCCGGATCCGTACCCGGCCGGTCACCTACCGCCGCCTGGGCCAGACCGGCCGCAGCGTGGACGCCGGGGAGCGCCTGGCCGTGATCGCCGACACCCTTCAACCGGTCGTTCACCACGGCGGGTGCGCGGCGGTGGTGTGCGCGACCGTCGCCGATGCGCAGGACACCTACGCGTACCTGTGCAGCATCTGGGCCGGCCCGGCCCACGACCTGGTCCTGGTCCATGGCCGGGTGGGCGAGCGGCGACGGCAGAACACCCTGGCAGACCTCCGCCGCGAACTAGGGCCCGCAGGCCCGCGTCCGCTGCGGCGCGTCGTGGTCACCACCAGCCTGCTCGACATGAGCCTGGACATCGACGTCGACGTGATGGTCAGCGATCTCGCTTCCGCGGCACGGCTGCTGCAGCGCCTGGGCCGCCTGGGACGGTTCACGCGCCGATGGGCCGGCCAAAGCCGCCGCCCGGTCTGGTGGGACGGTGACGACAGCCCGACCCTGACGGTGCTGCACCCGGTCAACTCCCGCGGGGCGACCTCACTGCCACCCGGCTGGGGCACGATCGAACCTCCTGTCACCCTCCACGAAACCGCCCGGCTCCTGCCGCAGTTGGAGAAGAAGCCCTCGTGGTGCCGACGACGTGCAGGCCCTGGTCGAACAGGTCCACGGCGTCACATCCGGCTTCGCCGCAGAGACGGCCCGCCTTCAGCGGATGGCCGCCGCACACCGGGGGCGGACCAGCCGCCTGCAGCAGCTCAGCGCACTGCACCTGGTGCCACCGCCGAAACGGGTCTCCTCCCTGGCCGACCTCCACCGCCAATACCTCACCACCGCCCAGGCGGCTACACGCCCCGGCGTCCTGCCCCGCCGCGTGCTGCCCTGCTACCGGACCGCCGACGGCCTCCTGACCCTCGACGCCGCCGGTCTGGTTCCGCTGCCGGACCAGGAGCATCTCAGCCCCCGCCAACTGCGCAGCATCCTGGAACACACGGTGCCCGTCCCGGCCGCCTGGGCAGCCCGCGCCGGTGCCCGCCATCAGCCGCCCGCCAGCTGGAAGCAGCACCCCATGCTCACCGACACTGCTGCTGCCCACCCCGCTGGTCACCCGGGAGTGAATGTGACCGGGGTGAGCAATTCGGCCATCACTGGCTGCGCATGGACGACGAACTCGGCCTTCCACCACAAGCAGCAATGATCACCGTGCGTGAAGGCCACTAGCGAAACTATTACGCCACTACTTGATCGTCGTACTTTCTCACCGGCAGTGAGGTGGCGTCGCGACGTGATTCGCTTTGGCCACGCACCGCCGAACACCCGGCCGCACATCGCACACCGTTCCGCCTCACAAGGGCCCGGTGATGCCCCCTGCCGTCGACGCCTCGCGCGCAACTGCTCGGGGACACCCTGCTGCCGCCTCCACCACACGGAGGACCCCGAGATCCCCGTGTGACTGGCTGCCGACCTTTCCTGCGGGCCCGCTTCCACGCACCTGCCTCATTACCGAAAAGACCTTCCAGTGCCACCATTACCCTCCTCCGCCGCTACGTTCAGCGCAGCCGACGACCCCTGGATCGACACCCGCACCGGCCCTCACTACAGCCAACGAGGCCTGCGGGACCTGTTCCTGAACGCCCACACCATCGACGACCTCGCCCTGCCCCACCCCCCGGCAGCCTCAGCTCTGCTGCGGATCACGGTCGCGATCACGGCCCGGATCACCGGCCTGGATGATCCCGAACTCACCGCCTCCCAGTGGAACGCCCTGCGCCGTACCTGCCTGAAGCAGGGCCGTTTCACCCCGGACGCCGTCCACGCCTACTTCGACCAACACGCCTGGGACGTCTTCGACTTGGTCCGGCCCTGGCTGCAGGAGCCCGCGCTGCGTACCCAGTGCGACCACAGCAGCGGCATCAAC is a genomic window of Streptomyces sp. YPW6 containing:
- a CDS encoding CRISPR-associated endonuclease Cas3''; protein product: MGVLEDVRYEGVDLRPWGKFDGATRMVYSLLFHLIDVGAVAGVLWDRFLTPSQREVISAGLGMSQERVRSLVSFLAAMHDIGKLIPYFQSLESVAQMRLGEDLLADAGCVVEVPHARASMHAGLRLLVELDSSSG